One genomic segment of Hypomesus transpacificus isolate Combined female chromosome 5, fHypTra1, whole genome shotgun sequence includes these proteins:
- the pcp4a gene encoding calmodulin regulator protein PCP4a isoform X2, which yields MSERQGSGAMTANSKASAGQDEKKEVPAEDFDIDMKAPETEKAAVAIQSQFRKFQKKKQDVKS from the exons agaCAAGGATCCGGagccatgacggccaacagcaaaGCTTCTGCTGGACAGG ACGAGAAGAAGGAAGTCCCAGCCGAGGACTTTGACATCGACATGAAGGCCCCGGAGACGGAGAAGGCTGCCGTTGCCATCCAATCACAATTCAGGAAGTTCCAGAAGAAGAagcaggatgtgaagtcctag
- the pcp4a gene encoding calmodulin regulator protein PCP4a isoform X1, whose translation MSERQGSGAMTANSKASAGQGRQGRQETPSKHEKKEVPAEDFDIDMKAPETEKAAVAIQSQFRKFQKKKQDVKS comes from the exons agaCAAGGATCCGGagccatgacggccaacagcaaaGCTTCTGCTGGACAGG GGCGTCAAGGTCGCCAGGAAACCCCATCAAAAC ACGAGAAGAAGGAAGTCCCAGCCGAGGACTTTGACATCGACATGAAGGCCCCGGAGACGGAGAAGGCTGCCGTTGCCATCCAATCACAATTCAGGAAGTTCCAGAAGAAGAagcaggatgtgaagtcctag